The Medicago truncatula cultivar Jemalong A17 chromosome 4, MtrunA17r5.0-ANR, whole genome shotgun sequence genome includes a region encoding these proteins:
- the LOC11418694 gene encoding putative UPF0481 protein At3g02645: protein MSYNSKSTFDELRWVIHVRKTLEEEFEEEDGELSVTIFNVPKLLMASDPDSYVPQQVAIGPYHYWRPELYEMQSYKLAATKRFLKSLQSFKLDNLVDQLTKYEQRVRGCYHKFLDLNGETMVWMMIVDASFLLELLQIYAMQEGATKRVVSSSMSHLVDYAGRKSAHNAMLRDIVMLENQIPLFVLRKLLEFKFSSKEAADEMLIFMFIGLFKQTSPFKMIEEFPSIKVSESAHLLDFFYDMIVPKLETGNDVTIDVEIQQEEEQDKGEDENSKGESSYVKQSLNEIWRILSKLNKGPMKSLKRVLVSRPLKVLVKFPWKIISNLPGGKLLKQPIESLFFSKEKGDEEKQETENSSTLINKPPLIEEITIPSVKELVKSGVNFSPTNGSISSISFDAKTRTFYLPIIGLDVNTEVFLRNLVAYESSVGSGPLVITRYTELMNGIIDSEDDAKILREKGIILNHLKSDKEVADMWNGMSKSLRLSRVLFLDKTIEDVNKFYNSRMKVKMLKFMKSYVFGSWQFLTFLAAIFLLLLMGVQAFCSVYTCSRFFGSLKESD, encoded by the coding sequence ATGTCATATAATTCTAAATCAACCTTTGATGAACTTCGATGGGTGATTCATGTTAGAAAAACCCTTGAAGAAGAATTTGAAGAGGAGGATGGTGAATTATCTGTAACCATTTTCAATGTGCCAAAGCTTCTTATGGCTAGTGATCCAGATTCTTATGTTCCACAACAAGTTGCAATTGGTCCTTACCATTATTGGAGACCAGAACTCTATGAAATGCAAAGTTACAAGCTTGCAGCCACAAAAAGATTCTTGAAATCACTACAAAGTTTCAAGTTAGATAACCTTGTTGACCAATTGACAAAGTATGAACAAAGGGTTAGAGGATGTTACCACAAATTCTTAGATTTGAACGGAGAAACGATGGTTTGGATGATGATCGTTGATGCATCATTCTTACTTGAGTTACTTCAAATTTATGCAATGCAAGAAGGTGCAACAAAAAGGGTAGTTTCATCTAGCATGTCACATTTAGTTGACTATGCTGGTAGAAAATCAGCTCATAATGCGATGTTGAGAGACATTGTTATGCTCGAGAATCAAATTCCGTtatttgttttgagaaaattgcTTGAGTTCAAATTCTCGTCAAAAGAAGCTGCTGATGAAATGTTGATTTTCATGTTTATAGGTTTGTTTAAACAAACTTCACCTTTCAAGATGATTGAAGAGTTTCCAAGCATTAAAGTCTCCGAAAGTGCACAtttgcttgattttttttacgaCATGATTGTGCCTAAATTAGAAACAGGAAACGACGTTACTATTGATGTTGAAATTCAACAAGAAGAGGAACAAGACAAAGGTGAAGATGAAAATTCAAAAGGTGAGTCTAGTTATGTTAAACAATCACTCAATGAAATTTGGAGGATTCTTTCAAAACTTAACAAAGGACCCATGAAATCACTCAAAAGGGTTCTTGTATCAAGACCTTTGAAAGTGCTTGTAAAGTTTCCATGGAAAATCATAAGCAATCTTCCAGGAGGTAAACTTCTAAAACAACCTATTgaatctttatttttctctaaagAAAAAGGTgatgaagaaaaacaagaaaccGAAAATTCTAGTACTCTTATTAACAAGCCACCTTTGATTGAAGAAATCACTATTCCTTCTGTTAAAGAACTTGTGAAATCAGGAGTGAATTTTTCTCCTACTAATGGGAGCATATCAAGTATTAGTTTTGATGCAAAAACAAGAACTTTTTACCTTCCTATTATCGGTTTGGATGTTAATACCGAAGTTTTTCTAAGAAACTTGGTTGCGTATGAATCATCGGTTGGATCGGGACCATTGGTTATAACACGGTACACCGAATTGATGAATGGAATTATAGACTCGGAAGATGATGCGAAGATTCTAAGAGAAAAAGGGATTATTTTAAATCACTTGAAAAGTGATAAAGAAGTTGCTGATATGTGGAATGGAATGAGCAAGTCATTGAGATTATCAAGGGTATTGTTCTTGGATAAGACTATTGAAGATGTTAACAAGTTTTATAATAGTAGAATGAAGgtgaaaatgttgaaatttatGAAGTCTTATGTGTTTGGTTCATGGcagtttttaacatttttagctGCTATTTTCTTGTTGCTTTTGATGGGTGTGCAAGCTTTTTGTTCTGTTTATACTTGTAGTCGCTTCTTTGGATCACTAAAAGAAAGTGATTGA